The Longimicrobium sp. genomic interval CCGTCTTCACCTTGAGCGCGTTGTCGCCCGTCAGCGAGCCCACCGCGCCGTTGAAGACCACGTAGTCCGGCCGCTCGTCGATCGCCTTCTGCTGGTCGAAGGCCTGGTGCCCCTTCTCGCCGTGTGCGCCCTTGGTGTAGAAGTCGCCCTGCATCACGTAGAACTCGCGGTTCACGCTGGGCATCCCCTCCCTGGGCTCCACCAGGATCAGCCCGTACATCCCGTTGGCCACGTGCAGCGACGCCGGCGCGAAAGCGCAGTGATAGACGTAGAGCCCCGGGTTGGCCGCGGAGAACTTGAAGGTGCTCTCGTGGCCGGGGAGTACGATGCTGGCCTCCGCGCCGCCGCCGGGGCCGGTCACCGCGTGCAGGTCGATGTTGTGGGCCACCTTGCTGCCGGGGTGGTTCTTGAGGCGGAACTCCACCTGGTCGCCCTCGCGCACGCGGATGAAACTCCCCGGCACCGAGCCTCCGAACGTCCAGAAGGTGTAGTCCACGCCGTCCGCGATGCGCATCGTCTTCTCCACCACTTCGAGGTCCACGATCACGTTGGTGGCGTAGTTCCGGTCGATGGGGGCGGGCACCATGGGCGGGGCGGTCAGCAGCGCGCGCTCCTCGCCGCGGACCGGCTCTGCCTTCCGCACCGGGATGGTGGAGCTGAAGGCACCCCTGGGCGCCACGTCCTCACCGTATGCCGCGAAGCCGGCCGTCGCCGCCCCGGCGAGCGTCAGGACGGCCACGCCGCCCGCGACCCAGCGGGGCACGACCGGGAACTTCCGTGGGGAGACGCGCGGCTCTTCGATTCGAGTGCTCATTGCAGGACTCCTTGGATGGGAAGCAGGTCGCATCCGCGGCCCGCGGTGGTGATCCGCACCTGGAATATGCGAGCTCCGGCCATGCGCGAATGTCGGGTGTTGTTTGATCCGGGAGGGCGTTTTTCTCGCTTCCCGTGTAGGGCGGGCGTGACGAATTGCAAACGGGGGAGCCACTGCTTCGGTGGCTCCCCCGTGCTTCGGGAGGCGAAGAAGGCTACTGCACCGTGATGGCGCCCTTCATCCCCATCGCCGCGTGCGGGTCGCACTGGTAGCTGTACGAGCCGGGGTCCATCGTGATCTGCAGGTCGTAGCTCTGCCCGTCGGCCAGGAACTGGCTGGGGGCGGGGAGGTTCGGCTTGCCCGCGTTCTGGTCGGCCGGGAACGACACGTTGTGGGCCGCGTTCCCCTCGCTCACGAAGTGGATCACGTCGCCCCTTTTGACCGTGATGCTGGCCGGCTCGAAGGTGCCCGACGCGCCGCCCTGCGTCGTGGTCATCCGCACCGTGTGCACCGTGCCCTGCGCCGGCGCGGTGGTGGCAGCGGTGTTCGGCGCGCCGGTGGTGACGGGGGCGGTGGCGCTGGAGCCCTGCGGCGTGTCGCTGGTGGTCTCGGCCGGCTTGTCGCCGCCGCACGCGGCGGCGAGGACGATCATTCCGAGCAACGGGAGTCTGTAGAGATTGGGCATCAGGGAAGCTCGCTGGTGTCTGTTGATGTAACGACGAATGGGACGGGTGAATGGTAGAAGGAGGTC includes:
- the nirK gene encoding copper-containing nitrite reductase, producing MSTRIEEPRVSPRKFPVVPRWVAGGVAVLTLAGAATAGFAAYGEDVAPRGAFSSTIPVRKAEPVRGEERALLTAPPMVPAPIDRNYATNVIVDLEVVEKTMRIADGVDYTFWTFGGSVPGSFIRVREGDQVEFRLKNHPGSKVAHNIDLHAVTGPGGGAEASIVLPGHESTFKFSAANPGLYVYHCAFAPASLHVANGMYGLILVEPREGMPSVNREFYVMQGDFYTKGAHGEKGHQAFDQQKAIDERPDYVVFNGAVGSLTGDNALKVKTGETVRLFVGNGGPNLTSSFHVIGEVFDNVYSEGGTLAQHNVQTTTIPAGGSAIVEFRA
- a CDS encoding plastocyanin/azurin family copper-binding protein; the encoded protein is MPNLYRLPLLGMIVLAAACGGDKPAETTSDTPQGSSATAPVTTGAPNTAATTAPAQGTVHTVRMTTTQGGASGTFEPASITVKRGDVIHFVSEGNAAHNVSFPADQNAGKPNLPAPSQFLADGQSYDLQITMDPGSYSYQCDPHAAMGMKGAITVQ